Proteins encoded within one genomic window of Brachybacterium avium:
- a CDS encoding sugar ABC transporter substrate-binding protein — protein sequence MQIRRKSFLALGGLAAGTTLLAACGGDSGSDSGTGGGASDGGGGGASAGKLVIWADEEKAPALKPSAEAWGEENGVEVVVEVVPGDELQANFITANQAGNGPDVTMGAHDWIGNLVQNGAISPVQLPADVADTIAPVGVDAVTYDGQTYGVPYAVETLALFANNELTDAAEPGSIEELISAAEAGGAENILSLPIGESGDPYHMQPIYTSAGGYLFGKDAEGNLDPSDLGVGKEGSLTAADKISELGEQGVLKNSITGDNSISLFAEGKAAYLISGPWALADMRDSGIDFTVSPIPGFEGMEPAAPFAGVNSFYVASNAANAGFAQQFMTDVASSPDVAKAMYEANPLPPVNLQLREEIASSDEHVMIFAEAAEAADPMPAIPAMAAIWGPLGIAEANIVGGKDPHPTMEAAGEEIAGAIG from the coding sequence GCGGCGGTGCCAGCGACGGCGGCGGCGGTGGCGCCTCGGCCGGGAAGCTGGTGATCTGGGCCGACGAGGAGAAGGCTCCCGCACTGAAGCCCTCCGCGGAGGCCTGGGGCGAGGAGAACGGCGTCGAGGTCGTCGTCGAGGTCGTCCCCGGGGACGAGCTGCAGGCGAACTTCATCACCGCCAACCAGGCCGGCAACGGCCCCGACGTCACCATGGGCGCTCACGACTGGATCGGCAACCTCGTCCAGAACGGAGCGATCTCCCCGGTGCAGCTGCCCGCCGACGTGGCGGACACCATCGCCCCGGTCGGCGTGGACGCCGTCACCTATGACGGCCAGACCTACGGCGTGCCCTACGCGGTGGAGACCCTGGCGCTGTTCGCCAACAACGAGCTGACCGATGCCGCAGAGCCCGGCTCGATCGAGGAGCTCATCTCCGCTGCCGAGGCCGGTGGCGCCGAGAACATCCTCTCGCTCCCGATCGGCGAGTCCGGGGATCCGTACCACATGCAGCCGATCTACACCTCGGCCGGCGGCTACCTGTTCGGGAAGGACGCCGAGGGCAATCTCGACCCCTCCGACCTGGGCGTGGGCAAGGAAGGCTCCCTCACCGCAGCGGACAAGATCTCCGAGCTCGGCGAGCAGGGCGTGCTGAAGAACTCCATCACGGGCGACAACTCGATCTCCCTGTTCGCGGAGGGCAAGGCCGCGTACCTGATCTCCGGTCCGTGGGCCCTGGCGGATATGCGCGATTCGGGCATCGACTTCACCGTCTCCCCGATCCCGGGCTTCGAGGGGATGGAGCCGGCGGCGCCGTTCGCGGGCGTGAACTCGTTCTACGTCGCCTCGAACGCGGCCAATGCCGGGTTCGCCCAGCAGTTCATGACCGATGTCGCGAGCTCCCCCGACGTCGCCAAGGCCATGTACGAGGCCAACCCCCTGCCCCCGGTGAACCTCCAGCTGCGTGAGGAGATCGCGAGCTCGGACGAGCACGTGATGATCTTCGCCGAGGCCGCCGAGGCCGCCGATCCGATGCCCGCCATCCCGGCGATGGCCGCGATCTGGGGTCCGCTGGGCATCGCGGAGGCCAACATCGTCGGCGGCAAGGACCCGCACCCGACGATGGAGGCCGCCGGCGAGGAGATCGCCGGCGCGATCGGCTGA
- a CDS encoding sugar ABC transporter permease — protein sequence MSSTTAPQHGTKRRMPFNRWFVELGWRHVVGVLAIAFAIFPIMFVISASLNQSGSIAAAGLLPTEGVTLEHYAAMLSGERANFLRWYLNTIIVCGVVATGQVFLSLLAAYAFSRLRFRGRRGGMLAVLLIMMFPAILSMIAVYTMIAGLGEAVPMLGLNTLAGYIAVLMGGAFGQVWLLKGFFDTIPKSLDEAAIIDGASHWQAFRKILVPSMTPILATTLLLALVGSMSEFLIGSIFLTDDSKKTLAVGMYGMFSSDRSNNLGVFAAGSVMVMIPVIILYQFLQRYIVGGSTAGAVKG from the coding sequence ATGAGCTCCACCACAGCTCCGCAGCACGGCACGAAGCGCCGCATGCCCTTCAACCGCTGGTTCGTCGAGCTCGGCTGGCGGCACGTCGTGGGAGTGCTGGCCATCGCCTTCGCCATCTTCCCGATCATGTTCGTGATCTCGGCGTCGCTGAACCAGAGCGGTTCGATCGCCGCCGCAGGCCTCCTCCCCACGGAGGGGGTCACCCTCGAGCACTATGCCGCGATGCTCAGCGGCGAGCGCGCGAACTTCCTGCGCTGGTACCTGAACACGATCATCGTGTGCGGCGTCGTCGCCACCGGACAGGTCTTCCTCTCGCTGCTGGCCGCCTATGCGTTCAGCCGCCTGCGCTTCCGCGGCCGGCGCGGCGGCATGCTCGCAGTGCTGCTGATCATGATGTTCCCCGCGATCCTGTCGATGATCGCGGTGTACACGATGATCGCGGGCCTGGGCGAGGCCGTGCCGATGCTCGGCCTGAACACCCTGGCCGGCTACATCGCGGTGCTGATGGGCGGCGCCTTCGGCCAGGTGTGGCTGCTCAAGGGCTTCTTCGACACGATCCCGAAGTCGCTGGACGAGGCCGCGATCATCGACGGGGCGTCCCACTGGCAGGCGTTCCGCAAGATCCTGGTGCCCTCCATGACCCCGATCCTGGCCACCACGCTGCTGTTGGCGCTGGTCGGCTCGATGAGTGAGTTCCTGATCGGCTCGATCTTCCTCACCGACGATTCGAAGAAGACCCTCGCGGTGGGCATGTACGGGATGTTCTCCTCGGACCGCTCCAACAACCTGGGGGTCTTCGCCGCGGGCTCGGTGATGGTGATGATCCCGGTGATCATCCTCTACCAGTTCCTGCAGCGGTACATCGTCGGCGGCTCGACCGCCGGGGCCGTGAAGGGCTGA
- a CDS encoding ABC transporter permease subunit — translation MTSTHAPAHRTRSVSVPAVVTRIAVLGITLAVTVFIAPVLISQQSWMWLAVLLLSAVGIFVLYSTKRFVPGKYLFPGTFFLSVFLILPIVLTIGYSFTNYGDGTRGTKEQAVGSIVASSVQQSADSPRYTMTVATSGSPVEGPFELYLVDPADGTIYRGDAETPLEEVDPGAVTVADGRVTEVQGLTVLDAGQVNTIYNELMELAVPVDDSSAVRPLGVNQAFVGTTVLQYDAASDTITDTSTGEEYTVGKIGDSQFFVDSSGERAFSQGWLQSVGLSNYERLFTNSTVAGQFFSAFVWTLVFAAGSVLLTFALGFALAVILNDQRLRGRRFYRSVLIMPYAIPGFISLLVWSNFYNRDFGLINETLGLHLDWFGDPSLAKVAVLLTNLWMGFPYMFIVSTGALQAIPDELTEAARMDGASPLQATRKIVLPLLLVAVAPLLVSSFAFNFNNFNAIELLTEGGPFPDGSGRGATDILISMVYRIAFGGSGADFGFASAVSVCLFILTGVLAAIQFRFTNVLEDVN, via the coding sequence ATGACCTCGACGCATGCCCCCGCGCACCGGACCCGGTCCGTCTCGGTCCCAGCCGTGGTCACCCGCATCGCAGTGCTCGGCATCACCCTCGCGGTGACGGTCTTCATCGCACCGGTGCTGATCTCCCAGCAGTCCTGGATGTGGCTCGCGGTGCTGCTCCTCTCCGCGGTCGGCATCTTCGTCCTGTACTCCACGAAGCGCTTCGTGCCGGGGAAATACCTCTTCCCGGGCACCTTCTTCCTCTCCGTGTTCCTGATCCTCCCGATCGTGCTGACGATCGGGTACTCGTTCACCAACTACGGCGACGGCACCCGCGGGACCAAGGAGCAGGCGGTCGGCTCGATCGTCGCCAGCTCCGTCCAGCAGTCGGCCGACTCGCCGCGGTACACGATGACCGTGGCGACCTCCGGCTCCCCTGTCGAAGGGCCGTTCGAGCTCTACCTGGTCGACCCCGCCGACGGCACGATCTACCGCGGTGACGCCGAGACTCCCCTCGAGGAGGTCGACCCGGGAGCCGTCACCGTGGCCGATGGCCGGGTCACCGAGGTCCAGGGCCTCACCGTCCTCGACGCCGGTCAGGTGAACACGATCTACAACGAGCTGATGGAGCTCGCGGTCCCGGTCGACGACTCCTCGGCCGTCCGCCCCCTCGGTGTGAACCAGGCCTTCGTGGGCACCACCGTCCTGCAGTACGACGCGGCGAGCGACACCATCACCGACACCTCGACGGGTGAGGAGTACACCGTCGGGAAGATCGGCGACTCCCAGTTCTTCGTGGACTCCTCGGGCGAGCGGGCGTTCTCCCAGGGCTGGCTGCAGAGCGTGGGCCTGTCCAACTATGAGCGCCTGTTCACCAACTCCACCGTCGCCGGGCAGTTCTTCTCGGCCTTCGTGTGGACCCTGGTCTTCGCGGCCGGCTCCGTGCTGCTCACCTTCGCGCTGGGCTTCGCCCTGGCCGTGATCCTCAACGACCAGCGCCTGCGAGGACGCCGGTTCTACCGCTCGGTGCTGATCATGCCGTACGCGATCCCCGGCTTCATCTCGCTGCTGGTGTGGTCGAACTTCTACAACCGCGATTTCGGGCTGATCAACGAGACGCTCGGCCTGCACCTGGACTGGTTCGGCGATCCGTCCCTCGCCAAGGTCGCGGTGCTGCTGACGAACCTGTGGATGGGCTTCCCCTACATGTTCATCGTCTCCACCGGTGCCCTCCAGGCGATCCCGGATGAGCTGACCGAGGCCGCCCGGATGGACGGCGCCTCGCCCCTGCAGGCCACCAGGAAGATCGTGCTGCCGCTGCTGCTGGTGGCCGTGGCCCCGCTGCTGGTCTCATCCTTCGCCTTCAACTTCAACAACTTCAACGCGATCGAGCTGCTCACCGAGGGCGGTCCGTTCCCCGACGGCTCCGGCCGCGGTGCCACGGACATCCTGATCTCGATGGTCTACCGCATCGCGTTCGGCGGCTCCGGGGCCGACTTCGGATTCGCCTCGGCGGTCTCGGTGTGCCTGTTCATCCTCACCGGTGTCCTGGCCGCCATCCAGTTCCGATTCACCAACGTCCTCGAAGACGTCAACTGA